A genomic window from Paenibacillus sp. FSL K6-0276 includes:
- a CDS encoding tyrosine-type recombinase/integrase, with translation MNVNTGKTAHKRGRRKNNLDLPQRLLDRLTSSVLETPRSTLQEAEKPRSETLTLDKLFNRYYAARQAAGAAERTLEDYRKHMNWFRRFLATEYSGLDNFVPNRDVIRVWISSMLTVQRLKPSTINIRLRTVKAMFNWAISERIIKESPFENVELLKVPEEDFQVISKAHERKLFNCCELTTFLGLRDALLMSFLLDTGVRIGECMRIFVEEVDLQNRSASVRAESAKTRKARTVYFGVRTQELLVIYLAWHEMNGQAPNLFLNEYGQPLDKNWATRCISYIGKKAKITGVRISPHTFRHTFATRYIKATGDPFSLRRLLGHSSMEMVNRYVNQDATDVREQYEKFVKRGIEQW, from the coding sequence ATGAATGTGAACACAGGAAAAACAGCCCATAAAAGAGGGCGAAGAAAGAATAATTTAGATTTACCACAACGGTTGTTAGACCGTCTGACTTCTTCGGTCTTGGAAACGCCTCGCTCCACACTTCAAGAAGCCGAGAAACCTCGTTCTGAGACGTTAACACTGGACAAGTTGTTTAACCGCTACTATGCCGCAAGGCAAGCGGCAGGGGCGGCAGAGCGCACCTTAGAAGACTACAGGAAGCATATGAACTGGTTTCGGCGTTTCTTAGCAACGGAGTACAGCGGTCTTGATAACTTTGTACCTAACCGTGATGTCATCCGTGTATGGATTTCATCTATGTTGACGGTGCAGAGGTTGAAGCCCTCAACAATAAATATCAGATTACGTACAGTTAAGGCAATGTTCAATTGGGCTATAAGTGAAAGAATCATAAAAGAATCTCCATTTGAGAATGTAGAGTTATTGAAGGTACCTGAGGAAGATTTCCAAGTAATTTCAAAGGCACATGAGAGGAAGCTCTTCAATTGCTGTGAATTGACTACCTTCTTGGGATTGCGTGATGCATTATTGATGTCTTTTCTGCTTGATACAGGGGTACGTATTGGGGAGTGTATGAGAATTTTTGTAGAGGAAGTTGATTTACAGAATCGCTCTGCTTCCGTACGTGCAGAATCAGCTAAAACTAGAAAAGCGCGGACAGTTTACTTTGGAGTAAGAACCCAAGAGCTATTGGTTATTTATCTCGCTTGGCATGAGATGAACGGACAAGCTCCAAACTTATTCCTAAATGAATATGGTCAGCCATTAGATAAGAATTGGGCAACCAGATGTATTAGCTACATCGGGAAGAAGGCAAAGATTACGGGAGTTCGTATAAGTCCTCACACATTCCGACATACGTTTGCAACTCGTTATATAAAGGCAACAGGTGACCCATTTTCATTACGAAGATTACTTGGGCATTCCTCAATGGAGATGGTCAATCGTTACGTTAATCAGGATGCCACCGATGTTCGTGAGCAATATGAGAAGTTCGTGAAAAGAGGAATTGAGCAATGGTAA